Proteins from a genomic interval of Neodiprion lecontei isolate iyNeoLeco1 chromosome 2, iyNeoLeco1.1, whole genome shotgun sequence:
- the LOC107222380 gene encoding centrosomin isoform X8 produces the protein MKEYEDQLGMLKKENFNLKLRIYFLEERMGITSADEDAIKKNIELKVEVESLRKELIEKQDLLSQAAKAFELIEKQKETSSRNQTQYQRSLDLERERIAELEKELEEYKEKLADTSAYYKEEYGITPEESIENKEKLHQMEELVVALEVEVKQITSSLEEERNWGLELESERDQLKERLEAEVQLREGSIEQRNQEIDQLRERVKQLEEQIFKWESLSQQQKSELLEKDRIIKEKSLQLEERLRSCDELTNDCEKRKKQVDSLRASVKTRDDALIELTNKHKSLLSQFECNSTKLKTCSPPRSPTTPNSVDDFHLQTTMGQRLSCVRSLDKKNTSVDWEPNKEKSSRHSSQDLEERDSEMKRHQEANKQLTLKLCNTQKTVEAADQKYKKLTMDHEKALKTIQGFFERQQQLEDKLVKKDRKLMELEVELSRLRSQDCTKSNRRVPSARRDLTSEMSDDPERDPCNQQRFEEMESKINDLRVQIDTIKAEKSKLEMQIQAESQEVQEQLKDREQKIVSLESEKNTIRVELTEKVVELDKLKEAYNQASLKIEESCRTNELGDEYSLREELLLKNALIEEKDKKIEQLSKELQIRTQNLQKLVNTELWSKNKEIAKLHNHMTATHSHERSRNRSESALDNSGLQVTTLIKELSDLGIQVKIVNDAVQLNYVNGNESIDLKVTKNYLETLLEQRNELEKEIDYLKWLKLITKPDITNEIESSGSETERARKYCELLRTHLKELVRFMNEMLRKANHSEIISMEHKKIVLDVFLDSKILPDDFIHSFEEIPGGDAVGDHSSRRHFAEEHLVDSVGKKSNTENLLGVRKNQNSIHSDSEAFSEPDRTVSLARIGLQELNHKTSNKHRFSKYTKTFSDSEDSMDYVPYHKTYQSDLNDTDETSNIQELKETNNQLYSELNALRNELARKTLFDDRFDEKLAPLIAKLEHSQRFCEKLQASLEKRMNECYTLKKESKHNSIRKAQLEKKISEVEDMAIELTKQKADLLHSKESAERQTCEMLTALNRENDTLRTKIKKMEDEMEVTKTNLATITKEIDQLTLSHSQVLVENTKLINEKLRLEQDARKNDSRYDIALRSLHEKYTKEIADLNQVNDSQRSRMQELEMVNKELRRHVVTCEASDSAPSSSGISSIPTDTTIKQSCDDIIQEYHSYNGSQYWLPINYPNLTGRSKSSCSPDLGIESDAALTTTTRPLKDTLKITESMTNLLSEDENCNTSRELRDLDSESPLPTEGGHTYSSLNEMEVLKQENEALKRRLMKTRRALEDTFQHLSASNKNKKNVEKAITKQLMITKTILKKTRTYEESFEN, from the exons ATGAAGGAATACGAGGATCAGCTTGGCATGCTGAAGAAGGAGAACTTCAACCTTAAGCTGCGGATATATTTTCTTGAGGAAAGGATGGGCATCACATCTGCGGATGAAGATGCgatcaaaaaaaatatcgaacttAAG GTCGAGGTCGAGTCACTGAGAAAAGAACTGATTGAGAAGCAGGATCTTCTCAGCCAGGCAGCCAAGGCTTTTGAACTTAtcgaaaaacagaaagaaacgTCATCGCGTAACCAGACTCAGTATCAACGGTCGCTTGATTTAGAAAGGGAGAGAATTGCCGAACTTGAAAAAG AACTTGAAGAGTACAAAGAAAAACTTGCCGATACCTCAGCATACTATAAAGAAGAATATGGCATCACGCCAGAAGAATCGAtagagaataaagaaaaattacaccaGATGGAAGAGCTTGTCGTGGCCTTGGAAGTGGAG gtGAAGCAAATAACTAGTAGCCTTGAAGAAGAACGTAATTGGGGTTTGGAATTGGAGAGTGAGAGAGATCAGTTGAAGGAGCGTCTTGAAGCTGAGGTTCAACTTAGGGAAGGTTCTATCGAACAGAGAAATCAGGAGATCGATCAACTGAGGGAAAGAGTCAAACAGTTGGAAGAGCAGATATTTAAGTGGGAAAGCCTGTCACAGCAACAGAAGAGTGAGTTGTTAGAAAAGGACAGAATcattaaagaaaaaagtctCCAGCTTGAGGAAAGACTTCGTTCGTGTGATGAGCTGACCAATGACTgcgagaagagaaagaaacaagTTGATTCGTTGAGGGCTTCAGTCAAGACGAGAGACGATGCTCTGATAGAACTTACAAACAAGCACAAATCTCTTTTGTCGCAG TTTGAATGCAATTCCACAAAACTTAAAACTTGTTCGCCGCCAAGGAGCCCGACGACACCAAACTCTGTTGATGATTTTCATCTGCAAACGACGATGGGCCAAAGATTGAGCTGCGTACGGAGTCTAGATAAGAAAAACACTTCTGTCGACTGGGAGCCAAACAAAGAAAAGTCTTCGAGGCACAGTTCACAG GATTTGGAGGAACGTGATAGTGAGATGAAGCGACACCAAGAAGCCAACAAGCAGTTAACTTTGAAGCTTTGTAATACTCAGAAGACTGTTGAGGCTGCTGATCAAAAATACAAGAAGCTAACTATGGATCACGAAAAGGCACTTAAAACGATTCAAGGTTTTTTCGAAAGGCAACAGCAATTGGAGGacaaattagtgaaaaaagATCGCAAACTTATGGAATTAGAAGTTGAACTGAGCAGACTGAGGAGTCAGGATTGCACAAAGTCTAATCGCAGAGTCCCATCAGCTAGACGTGATCTAACCAGTGAGATGTCTGACGACCCGGAACGGGACCCATGCAATCAG CAACGCTTTGAGGAAATGGAGAGCAAGATTAACGACCTGAGAGTACAAATCGATACTATTAAGGCTGAGAAGAGTAAACTGGAAATGCAAATTCAAGCTGAATCCCAG GAAGTACAAGAACAACTGAAAGATCGAGAACAGAAAATAGTGTCTTTAGAATCTGAGAAAAACACAATACGCGTTGAGTTAACAGAGAAAGTTGTCGAACTGGATAAATTAAAGGAAGCCTATAATCAGGCAAGTCTTAAAATCGAAGAAAGCTGCCGAACAAACGAGTTAGGCGACGAGTATAGTCTGCGAGAAGAGCTGCTGTTGAAAAATGCATTGATTGAGgagaaggataaaaaaattgaacaattgagCAAAGAGTTACAAATTCGAACGCAGAATCTACAAAAACTTGTCAACACAGAATTATGGAGCAAGAATAAAGAGATTGCCAAATTACATAATCACATGACTGCAACCCATAGTCATGAAAGGAGCAGAAACAGGTCTGAATCAGCCTTGGATAATTCTGGATTGCAAGTAACAACTTTGATCAAAGAACTGTCAGACCTTGGTATACAAGTCAAAATTGTAAATGACGCTGTACAATTGAATTACGTCAATGGAAATGAGTCAATAGACttaaaagtgacaaaaaattacTTAGAAACCCTTTTAGAACAACGAAACGAGTTGGAAAAGGAAATAGATTACCTCAAATGGTTGAAGCTTATTACTAAACCTGATATAACTAATGAAATTGAAAGCTCTGGGTCAGAAACCGAGAGAGCTCGAAAGTATTGTGAATTATTGCGAACGCATCTCAAGGAGTTGGTCAGATTTATGAACGAAATGTTGAGAAAAGCTAATCATTCGGAAATAATTAGTATGgaacataaaaaaatagtGCTGGACGTATTTTTGGATTCTAAAATTTTACCCGATGATTTTATACACTCTTTTGAAGAAATACCCGGTGGTGATGCAGTTGGAGATCACTCTTCTCGACGTCATTTTGCCGAAGAACATTTAGTTGATAGTGTTGGGAAGAAGAGTAACACCGAAAATTTACTGGGAGTGCGAAAGAATCAAAATTCGATTCACTCAGATTCAGAGGCATTTTCAGAGCCAGACAGAACAGTTTCGCTCGCTAGAATCGGACTACAAGAGCTGAATCATAAAACTAGCAACAAACATAGATTCTCTAAGTATACAAAGACGTTTAGTGACTCTGAGGACTCTATGGATTATGTTCCTTACCATAAGACTTACCAGAGCGACTTGAATGACACAGATGAGACAAGTAATATACAGGAGCTAAAAGAAACCAACAATCAGCTATACTCGGAACTGAATGCTCTCAGGAATGAGCTTGCAAGGAAAACTTTATTCGATGAT AGATTCGACGAAAAATTGGCACCTTTAATCGCAAAGCTGGAACATTCACAGagattttgtgaaaaattgcaGGCGTCGCtagaaaaaagaatgaatgaATGCTACACactgaaaaaagaaagcaaacACAACAGCATACGAAAAGCACAGTTGGAGAAAAAGATATCGGAGGTTGAAGATATGGCTATTGAATTAACTAAACAAAAGGCGGATCTTTTACATTCTAAAGAAAGCGCTGAGAGACAAACCTGTGAAATGCTAACAGCGCTCAATAGAGAAAATGACAcg CTGCGaacaaagattaaaaaaatggaagatgAAATGGAGGTAACTAAAACGAATTTGGCAACAATAACGAAAGAAATCGATCAATTGACACTTTCTCACTCCCAAGTTCTtgttgaaaatacaaaactgATCAATGAAAAGCTGAGGCTGGAACAAGATGCGCGAAAAAACGACAGTCGATATGATATTGCACTACGGTCTCTGCACGAGAAATATACCAAAGAG atagCAGACCTGAATCAAGTCAACGATTCGCAGCGATCACGTATGCAGGAATTGGAAATGGTAAACAAAGAGTTACGAAGACATGTCGTAACTTGCGAGGCCAGTGATTCCGCGCCAAGTTCGAGTGGTATTTCATCCATTCCAACTGACACAACGATTAAACAAAGTTGTGACGATATAATCCAAGAATATCATTCCTACAAC GGCTCTCAGTATTGGTTGCCAATAAATTATCCGAATCTTACGGGTCGTAGTAAGTCTAGCTGTTCGCCTGACTTAGGAATCGAGAGCGATGCGGCACTAACGACTACAACACGACCTTTGAAAGATACTTTGAAAATAACCGAATCTATGACAAATCTTCTCAGCGAGGATGAGAATTGTAATACAAGCCGAGAACTCAGAGATTTAGACAGTGAAAGCCCGCTGCCTACAGAAG gTGGGCATACATATAGTA GTCTGAACGAAATGGAAGTGTTGAAGCAGGAAAACGAGGCACTGAAGCGACGACTGATGAAAACTAGAAGAGCTTTGGAAGATACATTTCAGCATCTTTCTgcatcgaataaaaataaaaaaaatgttgaaaaggCTATAACTAAGCAGCTCATGataacaaaaacaatattaaaaaaaactagGACTTACGAAGagtcgtttgaaaattga
- the LOC107222380 gene encoding centrosomin isoform X5, giving the protein MGCAKSRIDQLGITDKPIRVEIMFGTHGRSPGKAATTGPGLGAIRGVPGTVQGTGGRTMKEYEDQLGMLKKENFNLKLRIYFLEERMGITSADEDAIKKNIELKVEVESLRKELIEKQDLLSQAAKAFELIEKQKETSSRNQTQYQRSLDLERERIAELEKELEEYKEKLADTSAYYKEEYGITPEESIENKEKLHQMEELVVALEVEVKQITSSLEEERNWGLELESERDQLKERLEAEVQLREGSIEQRNQEIDQLRERVKQLEEQIFKWESLSQQQKSELLEKDRIIKEKSLQLEERLRSCDELTNDCEKRKKQVDSLRASVKTRDDALIELTNKHKSLLSQFECNSTKLKTCSPPRSPTTPNSVDDFHLQTTMGQRLSCVRSLDKKNTSVDWEPNKEKSSRHSSQDLEERDSEMKRHQEANKQLTLKLCNTQKTVEAADQKYKKLTMDHEKALKTIQGFFERQQQLEDKLVKKDRKLMELEVELSRLRSQDCTKSNRRVPSARRDLTSEMSDDPERDPCNQQRFEEMESKINDLRVQIDTIKAEKSKLEMQIQAESQEVQEQLKDREQKIVSLESEKNTIRVELTEKVVELDKLKEAYNQASLKIEESCRTNELGDEYSLREELLLKNALIEEKDKKIEQLSKELQIRTQNLQKLVNTELWSKNKEIAKLHNHMTATHSHERSRNRSESALDNSGLQVTTLIKELSDLGIQVKIVNDAVQLNYVNGNESIDLKVTKNYLETLLEQRNELEKEIDYLKWLKLITKPDITNEIESSGSETERARKYCELLRTHLKELVRFMNEMLRKANHSEIISMEHKKIVLDVFLDSKILPDDFIHSFEEIPGGDAVGDHSSRRHFAEEHLVDSVGKKSNTENLLGVRKNQNSIHSDSEAFSEPDRTVSLARIGLQELNHKTSNKHRFSKYTKTFSDSEDSMDYVPYHKTYQSDLNDTDETSNIQELKETNNQLYSELNALRNELARKTLFDDRFDEKLAPLIAKLEHSQRFCEKLQASLEKRMNECYTLKKESKHNSIRKAQLEKKISEVEDMAIELTKQKADLLHSKESAERQTCEMLTALNRENDTLRTKIKKMEDEMEVTKTNLATITKEIDQLTLSHSQVLVENTKLINEKLRLEQDARKNDSRYDIALRSLHEKYTKEIADLNQVNDSQRSRMQELEMVNKELRRHVVTCEASDSAPSSSGISSIPTDTTIKQSCDDIIQEYHSYNGSQYWLPINYPNLTGRSKSSCSPDLGIESDAALTTTTRPLKDTLKITESMTNLLSEDENCNTSRELRDLDSESPLPTEGGHTYSSLNEMEVLKQENEALKRRLMKTRRALEDTFQHLSASNKNKKNVEKAITKQLMITKTILKKTRTYEESFEN; this is encoded by the exons ATGGGATGTGCTAAATCGAGGATCGACCAACTAGGCATTACCGATAAGCCGATCCGAGTTGAAATAATGTTTG GCACACATGGAAGGTCTCCAGGTAAGGCAGCGACCACAGGGCCTGGACTCGGCGCAATCAGAGGCGTACCGGGCACCGTCCAAGGGACCGGAGGCAGAACAATGAAGGAATACGAGGATCAGCTTGGCATGCTGAAGAAGGAGAACTTCAACCTTAAGCTGCGGATATATTTTCTTGAGGAAAGGATGGGCATCACATCTGCGGATGAAGATGCgatcaaaaaaaatatcgaacttAAG GTCGAGGTCGAGTCACTGAGAAAAGAACTGATTGAGAAGCAGGATCTTCTCAGCCAGGCAGCCAAGGCTTTTGAACTTAtcgaaaaacagaaagaaacgTCATCGCGTAACCAGACTCAGTATCAACGGTCGCTTGATTTAGAAAGGGAGAGAATTGCCGAACTTGAAAAAG AACTTGAAGAGTACAAAGAAAAACTTGCCGATACCTCAGCATACTATAAAGAAGAATATGGCATCACGCCAGAAGAATCGAtagagaataaagaaaaattacaccaGATGGAAGAGCTTGTCGTGGCCTTGGAAGTGGAG gtGAAGCAAATAACTAGTAGCCTTGAAGAAGAACGTAATTGGGGTTTGGAATTGGAGAGTGAGAGAGATCAGTTGAAGGAGCGTCTTGAAGCTGAGGTTCAACTTAGGGAAGGTTCTATCGAACAGAGAAATCAGGAGATCGATCAACTGAGGGAAAGAGTCAAACAGTTGGAAGAGCAGATATTTAAGTGGGAAAGCCTGTCACAGCAACAGAAGAGTGAGTTGTTAGAAAAGGACAGAATcattaaagaaaaaagtctCCAGCTTGAGGAAAGACTTCGTTCGTGTGATGAGCTGACCAATGACTgcgagaagagaaagaaacaagTTGATTCGTTGAGGGCTTCAGTCAAGACGAGAGACGATGCTCTGATAGAACTTACAAACAAGCACAAATCTCTTTTGTCGCAG TTTGAATGCAATTCCACAAAACTTAAAACTTGTTCGCCGCCAAGGAGCCCGACGACACCAAACTCTGTTGATGATTTTCATCTGCAAACGACGATGGGCCAAAGATTGAGCTGCGTACGGAGTCTAGATAAGAAAAACACTTCTGTCGACTGGGAGCCAAACAAAGAAAAGTCTTCGAGGCACAGTTCACAG GATTTGGAGGAACGTGATAGTGAGATGAAGCGACACCAAGAAGCCAACAAGCAGTTAACTTTGAAGCTTTGTAATACTCAGAAGACTGTTGAGGCTGCTGATCAAAAATACAAGAAGCTAACTATGGATCACGAAAAGGCACTTAAAACGATTCAAGGTTTTTTCGAAAGGCAACAGCAATTGGAGGacaaattagtgaaaaaagATCGCAAACTTATGGAATTAGAAGTTGAACTGAGCAGACTGAGGAGTCAGGATTGCACAAAGTCTAATCGCAGAGTCCCATCAGCTAGACGTGATCTAACCAGTGAGATGTCTGACGACCCGGAACGGGACCCATGCAATCAG CAACGCTTTGAGGAAATGGAGAGCAAGATTAACGACCTGAGAGTACAAATCGATACTATTAAGGCTGAGAAGAGTAAACTGGAAATGCAAATTCAAGCTGAATCCCAG GAAGTACAAGAACAACTGAAAGATCGAGAACAGAAAATAGTGTCTTTAGAATCTGAGAAAAACACAATACGCGTTGAGTTAACAGAGAAAGTTGTCGAACTGGATAAATTAAAGGAAGCCTATAATCAGGCAAGTCTTAAAATCGAAGAAAGCTGCCGAACAAACGAGTTAGGCGACGAGTATAGTCTGCGAGAAGAGCTGCTGTTGAAAAATGCATTGATTGAGgagaaggataaaaaaattgaacaattgagCAAAGAGTTACAAATTCGAACGCAGAATCTACAAAAACTTGTCAACACAGAATTATGGAGCAAGAATAAAGAGATTGCCAAATTACATAATCACATGACTGCAACCCATAGTCATGAAAGGAGCAGAAACAGGTCTGAATCAGCCTTGGATAATTCTGGATTGCAAGTAACAACTTTGATCAAAGAACTGTCAGACCTTGGTATACAAGTCAAAATTGTAAATGACGCTGTACAATTGAATTACGTCAATGGAAATGAGTCAATAGACttaaaagtgacaaaaaattacTTAGAAACCCTTTTAGAACAACGAAACGAGTTGGAAAAGGAAATAGATTACCTCAAATGGTTGAAGCTTATTACTAAACCTGATATAACTAATGAAATTGAAAGCTCTGGGTCAGAAACCGAGAGAGCTCGAAAGTATTGTGAATTATTGCGAACGCATCTCAAGGAGTTGGTCAGATTTATGAACGAAATGTTGAGAAAAGCTAATCATTCGGAAATAATTAGTATGgaacataaaaaaatagtGCTGGACGTATTTTTGGATTCTAAAATTTTACCCGATGATTTTATACACTCTTTTGAAGAAATACCCGGTGGTGATGCAGTTGGAGATCACTCTTCTCGACGTCATTTTGCCGAAGAACATTTAGTTGATAGTGTTGGGAAGAAGAGTAACACCGAAAATTTACTGGGAGTGCGAAAGAATCAAAATTCGATTCACTCAGATTCAGAGGCATTTTCAGAGCCAGACAGAACAGTTTCGCTCGCTAGAATCGGACTACAAGAGCTGAATCATAAAACTAGCAACAAACATAGATTCTCTAAGTATACAAAGACGTTTAGTGACTCTGAGGACTCTATGGATTATGTTCCTTACCATAAGACTTACCAGAGCGACTTGAATGACACAGATGAGACAAGTAATATACAGGAGCTAAAAGAAACCAACAATCAGCTATACTCGGAACTGAATGCTCTCAGGAATGAGCTTGCAAGGAAAACTTTATTCGATGAT AGATTCGACGAAAAATTGGCACCTTTAATCGCAAAGCTGGAACATTCACAGagattttgtgaaaaattgcaGGCGTCGCtagaaaaaagaatgaatgaATGCTACACactgaaaaaagaaagcaaacACAACAGCATACGAAAAGCACAGTTGGAGAAAAAGATATCGGAGGTTGAAGATATGGCTATTGAATTAACTAAACAAAAGGCGGATCTTTTACATTCTAAAGAAAGCGCTGAGAGACAAACCTGTGAAATGCTAACAGCGCTCAATAGAGAAAATGACAcg CTGCGaacaaagattaaaaaaatggaagatgAAATGGAGGTAACTAAAACGAATTTGGCAACAATAACGAAAGAAATCGATCAATTGACACTTTCTCACTCCCAAGTTCTtgttgaaaatacaaaactgATCAATGAAAAGCTGAGGCTGGAACAAGATGCGCGAAAAAACGACAGTCGATATGATATTGCACTACGGTCTCTGCACGAGAAATATACCAAAGAG atagCAGACCTGAATCAAGTCAACGATTCGCAGCGATCACGTATGCAGGAATTGGAAATGGTAAACAAAGAGTTACGAAGACATGTCGTAACTTGCGAGGCCAGTGATTCCGCGCCAAGTTCGAGTGGTATTTCATCCATTCCAACTGACACAACGATTAAACAAAGTTGTGACGATATAATCCAAGAATATCATTCCTACAAC GGCTCTCAGTATTGGTTGCCAATAAATTATCCGAATCTTACGGGTCGTAGTAAGTCTAGCTGTTCGCCTGACTTAGGAATCGAGAGCGATGCGGCACTAACGACTACAACACGACCTTTGAAAGATACTTTGAAAATAACCGAATCTATGACAAATCTTCTCAGCGAGGATGAGAATTGTAATACAAGCCGAGAACTCAGAGATTTAGACAGTGAAAGCCCGCTGCCTACAGAAG gTGGGCATACATATAGTA GTCTGAACGAAATGGAAGTGTTGAAGCAGGAAAACGAGGCACTGAAGCGACGACTGATGAAAACTAGAAGAGCTTTGGAAGATACATTTCAGCATCTTTCTgcatcgaataaaaataaaaaaaatgttgaaaaggCTATAACTAAGCAGCTCATGataacaaaaacaatattaaaaaaaactagGACTTACGAAGagtcgtttgaaaattga